The DNA window AGAGTATTGCTTCTAACAGTTTAGTGAGCCTTTTCATCAGTTTTAATTTCCAGTTACTGTGTGAATGAGTTTTTTTCAGTCCTCTAATCTGAAAACCACACCATTCAGAATCACTAATACACTACAGATAAATACTGTTAGTTTAAACAAAAGCCTGtattgtaattgaaatctacagacgCAAATAGACAGAGcgcaataaaacaaacaaataagtgttttggatgttttcttacCACTTGTCTgaatcaacattatgaaaagcCAAATAACCCAAAATCTCAAAACTGACCAATGCATGAAAAAGAATGGTGTTGCCTGTAGTGTCTTGCCTTAATCAAATCCCTTCAGCAGAGGGGAAATCTGTGAACTAAGCTgcgtttccaccgcaggaactagggactttggggcGGTACTCTGTGTGTTTCGACTTTCGACCGAAGGtaccagggtctaaatgaagttccagGTAAAAATtcccccctcagaaagtccctgctcacgagATTGTACTTtctcaaagttcaggaacttttggGGGTGGGACTTGGGAGCTGAACATGCTAATTGGTTGAGTTcatgcagcattttgattggtggttgaaataaaattctgtatggagtcaaacatttttaaaagtccgTTGTGGTGTGTGAGAGTAACCCTGCGTCTAAATCCGCTCCCTagttccctaggtcgtgaatcagtatatcatgaaagtgaatgtagctgattccctgatcagtgccctgactactgaactagggagctgattgagacacacggtaagagttgtttgctatgaACTTGCTATCTTTCCTGGACTGGGAGGAGTCCAAGGATGTCACAGGACTAATTGGCCCAATCTTCTTGGTACTTAAGACTGCGATTGAAACGtagacagcaacaggtctgggggaaaaaagttcCTGGGTTAAATTGTTCCGGGTAATTATGGTGGAAACGCAGCTCTAATTAATCTTCGGGCTCCTCACAAAAAGTATCAGAAGGCTGGAATATTAAAAGCATCAGAACAAAAGTCTAAAGGACTAATGCGCCGTGTCATTTTGCACTGTCATTTTTAGTCCTTGAGAGCACCTGAAAAATTCTGCCATGTTTCTCCATTTGAGTTATGCGGGGAAGAAAGTTGTGAGACAACGCTCATGAATGGCTATAAAACAAACTTACATTTGAGTTTTAGCAGCTTGTCTCTGGGCCTTTCGCTCTTTCCTCTTCTGATCAGGTGGCTTTGCAAAGACAATTTCAATTTGTTCCCCTTCCAAATCCTTCCCATTCATTTCAGCTAGAGCCTGTGGGAAAACACTTTGATTAAAATCTGTGCATAAATTACCAAAAACCTCAAACTATCCAGAGGAAGAGATACTTACCTTAACAGCACCATCTCTCTCATCGAAGTGGATGAAGGCGTAGTCTTTAAGCTTTTTAACCCTTTCCAGTTTGCCAAACTGACAGAACGTCTTCTCGAGATGTTCTTCCGTTACTGTGCTTGCCAGGTTTCTTACAAAAAGGACTTTGACCTATGGAAAGTTGCGCATTATAGGTTAAAAATTGCAATAGTGCctcgtaaagatgataattgtTTTGTGATAATTGTTTTTGGTATCGTAAGCATATTTTCCAGCAAAAACAActatattgtgatgtatatggtaatcatgaaataaaattactcCTTGTGATGCAAGACTTTGGTCATATTAGACAAAATGCTACTCTTGCATTGTGCTAATGGAAAACAACGTACCTTGGCCATGACTTCGGGGTCAGGGTCTTCTATGGGATCAGCCCATTCTACCGTCACCACATTCCCCCAAACCTTCACTTTGCCACTCATTAACCTACGTCGCGCTTGGGCTGCCGTTTTATGATCCTCGTACTCCAAGAAGCAGAAGCCTCGATTCTTCTTTTTATCATCAGGCTGGTGATATAAGATGACGTCATTCAAGCCCTCTGTTGAGATTAAGAATGAAAAATTATTTCCTGGAAAACTGAAGCTTGTTTTGGCAAATCAAATACAACACATTCAATAATTAACTATTGAAACATACAACAAATTTATCAACATTTATTAGCAAGATGGTTTAACTTTTGAAAaggaaatgtattaaaaaaatgcattgttcTTAAATAATCTTATAGTAAAGCCATTACAATAATActtgtgttaaatattttaatttaatagtaatattattatataggcATGTTGATAATTCAACAAACTTAATGATGCCTGAGATTTTTTTACTCATCTGATCGCTCCTTTCAAAAGACAAAGCACACATGGTATACTGTGCAAATGAGTGTACAAAACTTTtcgttttataaaataaatacttgaGCTGTGTTATGTACTGGGGTCAGATATTACAGAACATAAAAATGAGCTTCAGTCAGTGTTTGTGCTCACATACCCATGTGAAGAATgattaaagtccacatgaaaaGACAAACCAATTATACTTTTATCTATCAGGAACTGATGTGATGAGTGTGCATTTGAGGGTCAAGTTCATCCTCCAGACCATCTCAATGTAACCCAATGGATACACtatcattatttattaaattatagagGTTTGCCGACTTTACAGATAACTAGGGGTGTATCGATATATTGCAGTACGATATTACGCAATGCAAAAATGTTACGATATGTATCGTAGCGTGATGGCGATACTTTTACGATATGACGGCAGTCTGATCTTATTGGTTGAGCTGCCGACGTGACCTACTCTGCAACAGGAGGTGGCAGTGAGAGAAGCCGGGTTGTCCCCACAAATTAAGGGTGCGTCTCAATCaactctctagttcagtaagtgtttcggcTGCGCCTTGCATGCGTTTTTAGAcacgatatgtgaacggcccttaGGATTcttaattctaagttcatgttaaactTAACTTTTTTCCAGTGACAGACAGACCTATTcagctgttaatttgaatacagaaagttattaaaccttgaaatgtgatcttgtatgtacaaggaaaattattgaaatttgttaaggtttttaaaataaatcttactTGAAtctcagtttcattttgttcaaaatattgtGATACGTATCGTGAACTCAGTATCAAGATACGTACATATCGTGACCTGAGaatatcgttacacccctaaagTTAACTAAAAGTGGAAAATCTGTCTGAAAACCTATTAATCAGCcaatagtttttaaaataaataataccaaCAAGAGTTTTCAACTTAGAAATTAATAGTGCTAATGCTTTTTAGAACACTACCAGTAATTACTtgcaaatgaaataaattgGAAGAAATAGCTAAGATTCATTACTATTGACAGATTTTTCTCATTATTGTCGTCATATGAACTATAGACAAATTATGTACAggaaaatgagaaagaaaagatacatttttttttttttttaaaaggaaaaGTTGGAATGGCTTTGTATACGTTATATATCCACAAGCCTTCATATAAACGTTTTATGTTTGCgttttaaatgcatttgtgtttcttgcatttttttttttttttttgcacataacCATTTCATAAAGTTTATTTTGTTAGAAAAGAGAGAAGTATGGAAAACTAAAACAGACATGCACTTGAACAGCAAACAAAAACTAGGGCAGCATTTTTCACATTAACATGATTGATATTACCATGAAATTATGATTAACTCAATAGAAACTTCAAGTTTATATCCTTACTGTAACAAACTAGACCACTCTAGAAAATAAATGATTGGATCTGCATGAAGCACAAGTGTCATCTTTATTATTCACAATTGAATTAAATGAATTAAGATGaaagtagtgttgtcaaaagtaccgactacGGTACCTATTCGgtactaatattttaaaaacgtgacgctttgagtgctgttgagtggattcgtaaacatctctgattggccgttgttttcaTGGCTCATCGGTtatgtctgtgataggcttcaatgatcaacgctgtaaaaacgttgtaaatagtcatcaattaatctcttcactaagcgcttacacagatacacacgggagcgtttgaaagcaggcgtctatcgcggatcggtccactgttagacgcctgctttcaatcgctcgcgctcccactttcaaattcatatccgatgagcgcatcaacacaatggccaatcagagatgtttatgaatccgctcaacagcgctcaaagcgtcacattttttaaatttcagtaccgataggtaccgaagtcggtacttttgacaacactagatGAAAGCGATGCAGTTTCCATCCTTAAAGTTTATAATATTGTTGCTAGAACCCTCCAGTGCAAATAGAAAAACTATTACCAACTATCAGTGTTGATTTTCCTGTCATGTCAGTCGACCTCTGATGCAAGCATCTGGATTACACCAACACTTACCAGTAACTTTGGCAAACTCCTCCACGATCTGGTCCTTAGTTTTGCTCTTAGGGATGGACCCCACAAAAAGACGATTGTTGGCAACAGAGATGCATACACCGATGTGTTTACCAGGTCGAATTTCATTGTTGTTACACTGCaggaaacattaaaataagaatCCAAAAGACTGAGCTGACTCTGAAAGGTGGCTAGAGACAAACAGTAAGGAAAATCGCTTACAAGTTTGACCGCTTCCTGCGCAGCCTCTTTAGTGCAGAAGGTGACGAAGGCGTATCCTCTGTTCAGCCCGCTGAGGGGGTCCATCATCAGACGGAGATCCCATATAGGCCCAGCTTTCTCAAACAGAGGGACCAGCTCATCTTCAAACAGATCTCTCGGGATCTTTCCCACAAAAATCTATGAATGTTTAAAAGACATCAGACCAAGATCAgccataataaaacattttaacaatacatttttgatgGTACAATGTGTGCATCCGTCATTTGGTCTTACTGATATTAATCGACTACAGCACTAACCTCTGTGCCGACGGTGGGCTGTACTCCGGCATGGGTCGACCCTGGTGGAGGACCACCGTACTTGCGCTGGCCTGTCGTCACATCAAGCGTATAGCCAGTTCTCTCGAGCAAAGCCTGGAGAAGCAGCAAACAAAATACTTAAATAACAGTTCCTGAAGTTATTAGTGGAAAGAGAACGAACCATGAACAGCTAGAGAGAACAAGTAAACTTGCTTTGATTTTGGCCTCATCTGGTCCTTTAGTGGAGTCTGACACTTTGGTCCCCTGTTTCTCCCTCTGTCTGTATGTCTTCATCACGCCGCAGAGGAAGGCACTTTTATTCTGTTAGAAACATGAGCAATAGGTGAGCAGGAGTGTTTGTGTGCCTACAAGACTGACTGAATAACTTAtgcagctttaataaggattcatCTATATTTGATTTATAAATGAAGTTTTACTTTACATTTGATGGGTTGAAAATATCAATTCcttgattttgattttgatgaaccAATAGTGATTATTCAATCCTAATAATCTATCTTTTACTCAATGCCGTTTTCGGTtttcaaacattatttgtagggcctcccatccaataaaacGCAATAAGCTTTGTGACTTTCATATGAAAGTTTTAGCTTTCAAATTcttttaatctaattttatcacgaaattcaaacaaataccattttgtgTCTCTTTAACATTGAACCGATCCTTTTATCCTCTTTACTACGAGTTACAAcactaaataaatatgaatgaacatcagaaggaatgctGAAATACACAGTAAAACTTACTGAGATGAACCATTTTATGTAATCGATCAATTAGTGTTTCAACCacagaaagacatcagtaaaacagcttgtaatTAATGTCACATGacgttacatttacctcaggaaagccATTCAATGGCCATAAACTTGTTAGTCAACGAGAAAAATAAACTCTAGGAGtgttttgctaaatatatgcactgtattgcatattctttatatttttacttaacctgttcttcaatatttattaCATGTTTAAATAATTCAGTCATGAAAAGATATGAAAGCCATCCTttgaatgtttatatttcaaaaacataagtTATTAAAAGCTTATTATAAAAACTGCCTtgtgcaatttaaatgtttgtatacaAATCAGCTGGTAATTTTAagctttaatattattatgtacCAACGGACAGGATTTCTAATGTACCGTACCTGATATATATACCAGATGAAGAGATATCGAATTGAATGAAGATTGAAAATCAAATCGTAAGCTTATAAACTTCGATTTTGACTTACATTTGTGCTATCGCTTgtcattgtttatttattctcattttTTACTTACTCTTCACTTGCCTTTAACAATGTTTGAacttgaaagtttttttttttgtggcaccAAAATTGGATTTGAGAAATTTCACTGGTTTAATAGTTTACATGACAATGAAAACTATCCTTAATTTATTAAGTTGATTTATGATAATTACAGATAACTTGGATAACTGCTGTATTCAAAAAGTGATTCTACTAAAGCCCACATTACATATCTGATTAACAAATCATGTTTGTAATTTTCactttatgtacatttttatcCTTGCCTTGTTATTTTAGCTATTATGATTTAACAGATCTCAATTAAAGAGAAATCATAAcgtgtaaaaattaaataatgagtGCCAAAgacataaatgtaataaaaagaaCATGgataaatgaaaagaaaccaGGTGAAATGAAAGTGTTCTCAGAACATTAGATGTACAAATGCATTAGTTTTGCTTTCTCAAACATACCTGAACATGCGACAGGTCGCTGTCTTTAAACTGCAGGAGAACTTGCAGTGCACCTTCTTCATTGAACTCTTTCAGTGCTTCAATCGCCCGATCATCGAGATCGCTGTGAGACACGAGCCCTGCACAAAAACACATACTTAAGCCACCACAATCtgtcaatacatttaaaataactggatATAATAAAGGTACAATTTTAAAATCCTGATGAAAGAGGAGATCTGAACTACTGCTGTCATTTCCTCGACTGATGTCATGTGTAATTTGACACAGTAGAGCAGAGCCATTGACTGGATCTAATGGACAGTGCTTTATAAGCGCTAACCATCGAATCATGACCAGATGCTGTCATTGTCCCGCATGTGTGCATTTGGCAGCATGCTTCCCTGACGCCAAACTCATTTCCACGGTTTAATTTGCTCTTTAGGTACAAATCAGTTCATGCAAACTTAGAAGTAATCAGTTAAGCCGATACCAATATTCACACTTGTCAACTCAAATGGTTATCGGTTCCTCCAATATTACACTGACCAATAAAATGGTGCCATTTGGTGAGTGTCTACAAATAACAGCCAACAATGGCGTTGCATATGGTCAACAGGACAAAACAATGGCTTCAATGTATTGTTTGCATAAATTACTGTAACAGTCATGCATTCCCAAGAGAAGTGTAGACAGTCCGACACAGATGAAAATAAATGGTTTTATCTGACCACCAAACAGCTTTACACATTGCAATTGTTCTGTATATTAGTTATCGGGCACATGAATAtggaatcttgaaaaaaaaaaaaaataaataaataataataataaataaaaaaataaaaagggtaACTGCAACTTCTCACAAATTTGACACTTCTGAGTTTACATTTCTCATTAGTGATGCTAATAATTACCCAGTTAACTATTGCttaaatggttaaaaaaattattttaaagtaatttttcaAGTTATTTTGAAAGCatttgctgcatggttaaaaaACACACTACACATAaaattgacatttaaaaaaaataaatacataaaaatgagTAAATCATCTtataacaaatgtaaaatatagctgcaagcagcgatgatgGGCCCAAGCTCGGTGGCTccagggcaactgtgcatggTGGGCAATaggtagtagtagtagtataaaatacagaccatgatttttttcaaaaaaaaattacattcaaaccaaaatagctgacttcctgttggtctaAGCTAATGGctgtaaattagaaagttgtctggcttgatgagaacaacaTACAtactgagtttggtgactgtaggtaaaACTAACCCCCTAACTTTAGTCAATacgtggcgctactgagcccctccaccatgcCTGTTTTTAAGGGATTGCCCATATCTACTGGTCGACAATATTGATGTGCGTGtcaagtttcatgcaatttgaagcatgctaagagCCTCAAAAATAGAGAATATTATCAAAGTTTGatgtgttgccatggcaatgaTATTTAAGatatcacaaatacattcacAGTTCTACATCTATGTGTTGACATtatactgatgaagtttgaaggaAATCCgttaaaaataagagggtgatctcaatgcattttgaaagtgacacttcctgctgccacttggtggcgctataaccttgactcacaatagtcacatccatgtgaccAGCCTCGTACAACAAACACACAGCACAAGTTATCAAAATCGAAGTATGCAGAAGTTATGATACTTCCTCTTTCCCTTTACTCGCCATTAATACTTTGCCTCTTCACCGCCAAACAGTTCGAGATCAAATCTGCTGACAATTTTACATCCTCAATGTCTttacttcatgctgaccgagtttggtggcgatcggattaatcacATAAGGAgtgtatatcaaattccagagcatgagtttttcaaacaacccataatagctgacttcctgttgagctgCTGTCTAACTAGGAGCATGAAAGTTGTTCAGCCCCATGAGGTCTATGTGTAcagagtttcatactaatacatgCAAGTGTGTTTGATATATGGACCAAGTTTTGGACCCCATTCAAGAGGGCGCCATAGAGCCTTTGTGCCACACACAGAGTTTTTGAGCAAGTTAAGGCTCCCAAAAAGCCACGGAaggttgaaataaataaataaataaataaataaaaaaataaataataaaaaaaaatccttagggGATCAAGAGGGCCCTGCACCTTAGTGGCTTGTGTCCTAGATACCAGTAAATAAAGCTAAGCATTACAAGCACTATAAACACAGCTATAGGCTATTTTAGTTCTGCTCACTCCACAACAATTCATTTCAATTTAATGgtattctttttctttctttcttttttaacgcCATGTTTAATGGTATTCAGAACAGaagaatgaaaaacaaaagTAGCTGTATAAATGCCTAGCCAAAACGAATTCATTTCAAGCGAAACTGAAACCTACCTCTCACAATCGACATTaatccaaatgtttccataTTTGAGATGTATTTGGATGCTAAATATATGTAAACTAGTACTAGGCCTGGGCGATATTTATCGACGGTACGCCTTCATCGATAACGATAGAAAAATTTTCGATATAACTCTCAATATAGTTTCActtaaaagcattaaaatgtaaacagacATGAAGTTCGGTTGCATGAACATCCCTCAAAATCGCTCGGTCCCTGGATCACAAACAGTGTAACTACAATAACTacgatatatatgtatatatacacacgaTAACTATGGATAACTACGAGTGACACGCAAACAAGCTGCTGTGGGGTTcagaacacacaaacacatgaaaatgaGTGCTTTACCTGCAAGCGACGAGgagattgtgaataaaaaaggacatTTCAGCTTGTCTGTGGCAGTTTCATGGTTTCTTTACATCTTACAGTTGATCTACTTCAAAGTTCGTCTtgagagcagttgtcatgtcGGTATTAACAGCTGCACAAACAGCGTTTTCAACCACATGGTATCTTTATttctgttacaaatattcaaattatcacagaagtactgagaAAAGTATATAGTTCagtttagatataaataataatgtctATGTTAtcgataaaaaacaaaacaaaacaaaataaataaaaaaaaaaaacactgaaaatgaCGGATTTatcaattacatataaataattTCACCACCAGGTGGTGACAagtgaaaaatgtatttgatgtTGAATCTTGATTCAACATATTCTTTCAAACACACCGATTcatcagtaatgaaacaagagTATTTATGAGTCACTGAGTCATACATCCAAActgattttaaaaattaattaattcaattcaatttaaaattttaaaatagactgcagcaatttaTATTTTGTCAAAACCTCTGGTACATTGGATGTTATTTAATTTAGTTGTCATTCAGAATTATGATCTcagtttgaaaaacaaaaagtgtttCTCAGCTCCCAgacttttattttttcccaaattccgtttttttccattttaatttttctggattccgtttttttccgttttatttattttttgactccattttaatggttaaattacattttagtaatcaaaaagcatgtctaatttattgaaataatgaatattgtccaatttaccaacaatttaataaaagtttaatttttttttttttttttttagggccctacgttttattctttcccctcaaattttatttttaccaaattctgttttctggattccattttaataatcaaaaagca is part of the Chanodichthys erythropterus isolate Z2021 chromosome 18, ASM2448905v1, whole genome shotgun sequence genome and encodes:
- the syncripl gene encoding synaptotagmin binding, cytoplasmic RNA interacting protein, like isoform X2, giving the protein MKTYRQREKQGTKVSDSTKGPDEAKIKALLERTGYTLDVTTGQRKYGGPPPGSTHAGVQPTVGTEIFVGKIPRDLFEDELVPLFEKAGPIWDLRLMMDPLSGLNRGYAFVTFCTKEAAQEAVKLCNNNEIRPGKHIGVCISVANNRLFVGSIPKSKTKDQIVEEFAKVTEGLNDVILYHQPDDKKKNRGFCFLEYEDHKTAAQARRRLMSGKVKVWGNVVTVEWADPIEDPDPEVMAKVKVLFVRNLASTVTEEHLEKTFCQFGKLERVKKLKDYAFIHFDERDGAVKALAEMNGKDLEGEQIEIVFAKPPDQKRKERKAQRQAAKTQMYDEYYYYGPPHMHAPTRVRGRGARGGYSYPHDYYSYEDYYDYYGYDYHNYRGGYDDPYYGYDDFQAHVRGRGNRGARGPTLSRGRGSTNTRGRAGFSQRIGPGSSRGGRGSRGGVQQRCRVGKGVEAGPDQVV
- the syncripl gene encoding synaptotagmin binding, cytoplasmic RNA interacting protein, like isoform X1, coding for MATEHINGNGTDEPVESSAAVTHSEHFQTLLEAGLPRQVAVKLDEIYIAGLVSHSDLDDRAIEALKEFNEEGALQVLLQFKDSDLSHVQNKSAFLCGVMKTYRQREKQGTKVSDSTKGPDEAKIKALLERTGYTLDVTTGQRKYGGPPPGSTHAGVQPTVGTEIFVGKIPRDLFEDELVPLFEKAGPIWDLRLMMDPLSGLNRGYAFVTFCTKEAAQEAVKLCNNNEIRPGKHIGVCISVANNRLFVGSIPKSKTKDQIVEEFAKVTEGLNDVILYHQPDDKKKNRGFCFLEYEDHKTAAQARRRLMSGKVKVWGNVVTVEWADPIEDPDPEVMAKVKVLFVRNLASTVTEEHLEKTFCQFGKLERVKKLKDYAFIHFDERDGAVKALAEMNGKDLEGEQIEIVFAKPPDQKRKERKAQRQAAKTQMYDEYYYYGPPHMHAPTRVRGRGARGGYSYPHDYYSYEDYYDYYGYDYHNYRGGYDDPYYGYDDFQAHVRGRGNRGARGPTLSRGRGSTNTRGRAGFSQRIGPGSSRGGRGSRGGVQQRCRVGKGVEAGPDQVV